The Pirellulimonas nuda genome includes a region encoding these proteins:
- a CDS encoding efflux RND transporter periplasmic adaptor subunit, which translates to MSGSMKPGKHYNEFGSKRRWVCIGLYACVVACCAGASAASDAAIEVPSAILTAAQSVEAPAPEAGVLVDLSVREGSTVKAGQVIGRIDGAAQQLAIEQVEADLAMARRESKSDIRVRLAEKEHQVARVELQRALEVNSGFANTVSAKEVDRLRLAVERTALEIEHAGFEREMLALKIARTEADLRLARHELQRLVVRSPASGVVAEVVRHGGEWADKGELIARVVRVDLLRAEGYLDVQDAVLGSVGRPVRVHATLAGGGEAVANGRVVFVSPEAEPVNSQVRFWAEIDNAAMKLRPGLSVSITILPPRGDAEKDGADALTGGAPTAVSLPRSR; encoded by the coding sequence ATGTCTGGTTCCATGAAGCCTGGGAAGCATTACAACGAGTTTGGTTCTAAGCGTCGCTGGGTCTGCATCGGGCTCTACGCGTGCGTTGTCGCCTGCTGCGCGGGCGCGTCGGCGGCGAGCGACGCGGCGATCGAGGTCCCGTCGGCGATCCTCACCGCCGCCCAGAGCGTCGAGGCGCCCGCCCCCGAGGCGGGGGTGCTGGTCGACCTGAGCGTGCGCGAAGGATCGACGGTCAAGGCAGGCCAAGTGATCGGCCGGATCGACGGCGCCGCGCAGCAGCTCGCGATCGAACAAGTCGAAGCCGACCTGGCGATGGCGCGCCGCGAGTCGAAGAGCGACATCCGCGTGCGGCTGGCCGAAAAGGAACACCAGGTGGCCCGCGTCGAGCTGCAGCGGGCGTTGGAGGTAAACTCAGGGTTCGCCAACACGGTCTCCGCGAAAGAGGTAGACCGGTTGCGGCTGGCGGTCGAACGCACGGCGCTGGAGATCGAGCACGCGGGCTTTGAACGCGAGATGCTGGCGCTCAAGATCGCCCGCACCGAGGCAGACCTGCGGCTGGCGCGCCACGAGCTCCAGCGGCTCGTCGTCCGTTCGCCGGCGTCTGGCGTGGTGGCCGAGGTGGTGCGGCACGGGGGCGAATGGGCGGACAAGGGAGAGCTGATCGCGCGGGTCGTGCGTGTCGATCTGCTGCGGGCCGAGGGCTACCTCGACGTACAAGACGCGGTGCTCGGATCGGTAGGACGCCCGGTGCGGGTGCACGCGACGCTCGCCGGCGGAGGCGAGGCGGTCGCCAACGGGCGGGTCGTGTTCGTCAGCCCCGAGGCGGAGCCGGTGAACTCGCAGGTCCGCTTCTGGGCCGAGATCGACAACGCCGCGATGAAGCTGCGGCCGGGCCTGAGCGTCTCAATCACGATCTTGCCGCCGCGTGGAGATGCCGAGAAAGACGGCGCCGACGCGCTCACCGGCGGCGCCCCGACCGCTGTGTCCCTGCCCCGTTCCCGCTAG
- a CDS encoding efflux RND transporter periplasmic adaptor subunit gives MDAARPRSPEGSQLFDVDSFLDDLGALAQAEQSHERFYGQLLESSRLALGAEAAGFWQAARGRTPSLRHGRRQVGAAATDPVLAKRLKQAARSGVPQRLTGSGRVGRGWVLACPVRSASGPVGVLTHHLPEEMTEQTADRLLELAAAIAEIADDFELRRQVAATGDTLRRLARVESLLLRLHRAWKLPEVARLVCDQGRRVVGCDRLALLEAQGSRWRLIAISGVETPARRSDAVRKLERLTRVVAMDGQLLVAGENPTEAAPQVERALEAYLGDSECRCLVVSPGAVPEDEDAEQCSGRLQRRRPVVALVAEHYAGKLPENALPALETLTAHAAIAVERVQTVGAAPLLGWLTRLGAGRSLRALALAGLAAALAAAAAASLVLVPAELKIAAEGRLEPVDSSRVFAPCDATVDRLLVRHGQRVKVGEPLLLLRSSELQLDIEQAEAELATAKQEVAALETAKLRAGIPSRDRSPETDVSALAARIAALNQSVEAKTRRVQLLQEESQRLRVVSPTAGVVTSWKPADYLAGRPVRRGQRLLEVAASDGQWRIELETPDRDAGHLLRAVESGPVSASFVVKSDPATTYRGRVLQVASATQQNESGEPVLRVVVAPEEAKDLAPRSGMVVAAKLDCGQAPLGYVWFHEAWEALQRVWF, from the coding sequence ATGGACGCGGCTCGCCCACGATCGCCCGAAGGCTCGCAGCTCTTCGACGTCGACAGCTTCTTAGACGACCTGGGCGCGCTCGCCCAGGCAGAGCAAAGCCACGAGCGCTTCTACGGTCAACTGCTGGAGTCTTCGCGGCTGGCCCTGGGGGCAGAGGCCGCCGGCTTCTGGCAGGCCGCTCGCGGCCGCACCCCTTCGCTGCGGCACGGCCGGCGGCAGGTCGGCGCCGCCGCGACCGACCCCGTCCTCGCCAAACGGCTCAAGCAGGCGGCGCGCAGCGGCGTTCCCCAACGACTGACGGGCTCCGGGCGGGTCGGACGCGGTTGGGTGCTCGCCTGCCCGGTACGGAGCGCCTCCGGGCCGGTCGGCGTGCTGACGCACCACTTGCCCGAGGAGATGACCGAACAAACGGCCGACCGCCTGCTAGAGCTGGCCGCGGCGATCGCCGAGATCGCAGACGACTTCGAGCTCCGCCGCCAGGTGGCCGCCACCGGGGACACCCTCCGCCGGTTGGCGCGGGTCGAGTCGCTGCTGCTGCGGCTGCACCGCGCCTGGAAGCTGCCAGAGGTCGCCCGGCTGGTGTGCGACCAGGGGCGGCGGGTAGTGGGCTGCGACCGCTTGGCGCTGCTCGAGGCCCAGGGGAGCCGCTGGCGGTTGATCGCCATCAGCGGCGTCGAGACGCCGGCCAGGCGGAGCGACGCGGTGCGGAAGCTAGAACGCCTGACCCGCGTTGTCGCGATGGACGGACAGTTGTTGGTTGCGGGAGAGAACCCAACCGAAGCGGCGCCTCAGGTGGAGCGGGCGCTGGAGGCCTACTTGGGAGACTCCGAGTGCCGGTGCCTAGTCGTGTCTCCCGGGGCTGTTCCAGAAGACGAAGACGCCGAGCAGTGTAGCGGCCGCCTGCAGCGGCGTCGCCCGGTGGTCGCTCTGGTGGCCGAACACTACGCGGGCAAGCTGCCCGAGAACGCGCTGCCGGCGCTGGAAACGCTGACCGCGCACGCGGCGATCGCGGTCGAGCGCGTGCAGACCGTCGGCGCCGCCCCGCTGCTCGGCTGGCTGACGCGGCTGGGCGCCGGCCGGTCGCTCCGGGCGCTCGCGTTGGCGGGATTGGCCGCTGCCTTGGCGGCCGCCGCGGCGGCATCGCTGGTGCTCGTTCCGGCAGAACTAAAGATCGCCGCGGAGGGCCGCCTGGAGCCGGTGGATTCGAGCCGGGTCTTCGCCCCCTGCGACGCCACGGTCGACCGCCTGCTCGTGCGGCACGGCCAACGCGTCAAGGTTGGCGAGCCACTGCTCCTGCTGCGTTCCTCAGAGCTTCAGCTCGACATCGAGCAGGCCGAGGCAGAGCTGGCGACCGCCAAGCAGGAGGTCGCGGCGCTCGAAACGGCCAAGCTGCGGGCCGGCATCCCGTCACGCGATCGATCGCCTGAGACGGACGTCTCTGCGCTGGCCGCGCGGATCGCGGCGCTCAACCAGTCGGTAGAGGCCAAGACGCGCCGTGTGCAACTGTTGCAAGAAGAGTCCCAGAGGCTGCGCGTGGTGAGCCCCACGGCCGGCGTGGTGACGAGCTGGAAACCCGCGGACTATCTCGCGGGCCGGCCGGTGAGGCGCGGCCAGCGACTGCTGGAGGTCGCCGCGTCCGATGGCCAGTGGCGGATCGAGCTCGAAACTCCCGACCGCGACGCCGGTCACTTGCTGCGTGCGGTCGAATCAGGGCCGGTGTCGGCGTCGTTCGTCGTCAAGTCGGACCCCGCCACGACCTACCGCGGCCGGGTGCTGCAAGTTGCGTCGGCCACACAGCAGAACGAGTCGGGCGAGCCGGTGCTGCGGGTCGTGGTCGCACCGGAAGAAGCAAAAGATTTGGCGCCTCGCTCGGGCATGGTGGTCGCCGCCAAGCTCGACTGTGGCCAAGCACCCTTGGGGTATGTCTGGTTCCATGAAGCCTGGGAAGCATTACAACGAGTTTGGTTCTAA
- a CDS encoding beta strand repeat-containing protein, with translation MVRRLVDWFSPRPLPRSVAAPALRILRLERRRVLSADFSLGASGMMLSGFDSGGETLSISQLESEYRFTLGSGDWTPMEQPMEGVHVDGQTLMLDAAMVDQIVGGLTVASNQNTPLDVEFGQADLSMLGGPVQLVGVRSVSQAAGTQLALGSNQLNLAAAPDAGITVTSLNVVGDLQVFAFGPIVDGAGTKITVTGDATFISRTFSPEADFDGSGLVDGADYDVWKSNFGVSGALKSQGDANGDGFVDAADYTVWRDTLGQTSQPGGITLANNPADLLSVGGHATFDASDGADRFNISVGQGGRAYFGSLTVIGGDAQVREASSTVLDSIDAVNFTIDTTGSITDSAGAQILISQDATLRTAAPLLEADFDGNGVVDQADRDIYDTFVGASGATHAQGDANGDGAVNAFDMCILDATFGDTLGDASIDLADAEGNVFSVGSLALLRAGAGAPYSDVSVGDAGTANFGSLNLTGSTVVVYEDSASNLTSVIATTFELHSGGGVTDSSNISIAGDALFVAAGPIVMNENPGDILSVGGQATFLAAGNNITLGSAGMANFGQIRFVGASVTVQEDSGTELFGVSTADTLAVTSTGAVTDAAGASLAVTNDLALNAGGAITLSDNAADSLGVGGVAFFNTPGQAISVGPAGLANFGSLRFVGAAVTVQEDSGTQLTGASTAASLSLGSAGGVTDAGGTSVTVTGAGTINAGGAILLADQAGESLSVGGQAFLNAPGQAITVGPAGLANFGQVRFAGAATLIQEDSATELWGVSSAASLGLTSAGAMTTAAGAQLSVAGNATFTAAGAISDGAGTSITVGQAGVFNATGPITLNDTATDTLTIGTLATFSSPGQDISIGALGAANFGQLAANGAAVVVQEDSDTVLTTITANSFSITSAGSITDASMISIAGDGTFNSAGAITLNDQAGDVLSVGGTAFFNAAGQSITIGSAGAANFGSLRFVGAGVTIQEDSATGLVGASTAASLALSSAGAVTDAAAATLNVTGGATINAGGPITLSDEAANTLAVGGLAFLNAPGQAIMIGPAGTTNFGTLRFVGAGVSVQEVSATEFAGVSTADSLSLTSAGAITDAAGASITVVGGAGLTAGGVILLSDAADNTLSVGALASFSAAGQNITIGPAGTSNFGQLAATGAVVMIQEDSDTVLTTISADNFTITSSGSITDASMINVAGDATFNAAGPITLNDTAGDVLSVGGVAFFNAPGQAIAVGPAGTANFGSLRFVGAGAVIQEDSATNLSGASSATSLTLSSAGAVTDAAAASLAVTGDATINAGGAITLADAVGNTLSVGGLAFLNAPGQAISVGPAGVANFGGLRFVGTAVSIQEDSSTELRGVSTADVLTLTSAGAISDAAMTSVSVGGDATLNAAAAITLNDTAGDVLSVGGLAFFNTSPASDIAIGPLGAANFGSLRFVGAAVTIQEDSATQLAGASTAASLSLSSTGAVTDAAAASLVVSGMGTINAGGPITLSDQADNTLTVGGRAFFNAPGQAIMIGPAGAANFGQLRFVGAGVSIQEDSATELWGASTASTLGLVSAGAVTTEAATSLTVTTDAMITAAGSISDGAGTVINIGGVATLSAGGPITLSDSAGDVLSVGGQASFLTAPSSAITLGSLGTTNFGSLRFVGAAVSVQEDSSTQLFGVSSASTLALTSTGGVTDASGVSLTVTGAATINAAGEIVLNDQPADILSVGGLAFFNAPAFDITIGSAGAANFGQLRLFGASVTVQEDSGTEFAGASEVGTLSLQTTGNITDAPTATLRVNGASTMIATGAITLADAGATNSLIVVGHGSFTVGAGQNIDIGVVPATGAPAAANAQLGSLNFVAPSGQVRIALDGPIILGALGGGPLASLADTGELTALGGGVTDNPNASTTLNVSGELAAATGSDIILGDAGATFSMGTDGGPAPFDADRFLALAASNVSIEADTSVNLRTGPADPAFVGTFFFTASGTVSQIGDAEAGSPMANAAPLTASRVAINSVNGAVLLTQVRLTDSAPGDTAPNLSLSGGKAEAFGSVLAANFDNALIPLAANIDTPLESPFFPIQIVPSPGAVPVDPSGVTPLDGVRVLSPSRFADAGTPQGDADRAAYQYTDAYTVVAVVVGDARVGVVHDATGVQEYRIGIEVRDDGNAYIQTTASDDPSAAGDLVFTAKGLESADVALADRDAPVATLIGAGAMTALAAGTLKIDTEDPANAIAVGARTTRLQSSTGTVTSVRPGTAGAVGEGPLMVVDAPTELQNAATTGLIVGTNGIASNQPFEQRVTLVAGSRDEGNLFVELETPDVQDKQLGGPDLSPGLEGTIPYADVTRVSESVQDPATQQLRDNPAMSPLFPALAFSNVAGNPRAVTVVHVYDQAFFPNNPDVNLLPTTFRLYNDPNINLFDGVNPAAVDGATDLNFVESSVTPRVISAQTGGYYEFSAPEQPTLFVPTQPPPVAATVTTPQPRTVADESRGTVSASVETILYGRVEGDEWANSLPGEEWPVQWDGETEGDFLEKIREKIDDGPAPEGKYRIVTKTTRGEQPLDEWVKGAPADDAVQQPTDEAGGAQEAIPAPPALPAEPPQAADGAAMPDDAAAASQASAAYEDAFEAYYAEAPADRRGASVGAGQALASTSALTAAVALARWNTLIAGDGSAGEQAKSEGFSRADRRRRSRARLQWTAGRGEDRPGQPR, from the coding sequence ATGGTTCGTCGTCTAGTCGACTGGTTTTCGCCACGCCCCCTGCCAAGGAGCGTCGCGGCGCCGGCGCTGCGCATCCTCCGTCTCGAACGGCGCCGGGTGCTGAGCGCCGACTTCTCGCTCGGCGCCTCGGGAATGATGCTCTCTGGCTTCGATTCCGGCGGCGAGACGCTCTCGATCTCGCAGCTCGAATCGGAGTACCGCTTCACGCTGGGCAGCGGCGACTGGACCCCGATGGAGCAGCCCATGGAGGGGGTGCACGTCGACGGGCAGACGCTGATGCTGGACGCCGCGATGGTCGATCAGATCGTCGGCGGATTGACCGTCGCCAGCAACCAAAACACGCCGCTGGACGTCGAGTTCGGCCAGGCCGACCTCAGCATGCTGGGCGGCCCCGTTCAATTGGTGGGGGTCAGGTCGGTGAGCCAAGCGGCCGGCACCCAACTGGCGCTCGGCAGCAATCAGCTCAACCTAGCGGCGGCGCCCGATGCCGGGATCACCGTCACGAGCCTCAACGTTGTGGGCGACCTGCAGGTCTTTGCGTTCGGGCCCATTGTCGACGGCGCGGGGACCAAGATCACGGTCACGGGCGACGCCACGTTCATCTCGCGGACGTTCTCGCCCGAGGCGGACTTTGACGGCAGCGGGCTGGTCGATGGCGCCGACTACGACGTCTGGAAGTCAAACTTCGGCGTCAGCGGCGCCCTCAAGAGCCAGGGCGACGCCAACGGCGACGGCTTTGTCGACGCCGCCGACTACACCGTGTGGCGCGACACGCTGGGCCAGACCTCGCAGCCGGGCGGCATCACGCTGGCCAACAACCCGGCCGACCTGCTGAGCGTCGGCGGCCACGCTACGTTCGACGCAAGTGACGGCGCCGACCGGTTCAACATCAGCGTTGGCCAGGGGGGACGGGCCTACTTCGGCAGCCTGACCGTGATCGGCGGCGACGCCCAGGTCCGCGAGGCCTCTTCGACCGTGCTCGACTCGATCGACGCGGTCAACTTTACGATTGACACCACCGGATCGATCACCGACTCCGCCGGCGCCCAGATCCTAATCTCACAGGACGCAACGCTGCGGACCGCCGCGCCGCTGCTGGAGGCGGACTTCGACGGGAACGGCGTTGTCGACCAGGCCGACCGGGACATCTACGACACGTTCGTAGGCGCCAGTGGCGCCACGCATGCCCAGGGCGACGCCAACGGCGACGGCGCAGTGAACGCGTTCGACATGTGCATTTTGGACGCCACGTTCGGCGACACGCTGGGAGACGCCTCGATCGACCTGGCCGACGCCGAGGGTAATGTCTTCTCGGTGGGCAGCCTGGCGCTGCTACGCGCCGGGGCCGGCGCTCCCTACTCAGACGTGTCGGTCGGCGACGCCGGCACGGCAAACTTTGGCTCGCTGAACCTTACCGGCTCCACGGTGGTGGTGTACGAAGACTCGGCGTCGAACCTGACCAGCGTGATCGCAACCACCTTCGAGCTCCACTCCGGCGGCGGCGTCACCGACTCGTCGAACATCTCGATTGCCGGCGACGCCCTCTTCGTAGCGGCCGGCCCGATCGTGATGAACGAGAACCCGGGAGACATCCTCTCGGTTGGGGGCCAGGCGACCTTCCTCGCGGCCGGCAACAACATCACGCTCGGCTCGGCGGGGATGGCCAACTTTGGGCAGATCCGCTTCGTCGGGGCCTCGGTGACGGTTCAAGAGGATTCGGGGACGGAGCTGTTCGGCGTTTCTACCGCGGACACGCTTGCGGTCACCTCCACCGGCGCCGTAACCGACGCCGCGGGCGCTTCGCTGGCAGTCACGAATGATCTAGCGCTCAACGCCGGCGGCGCGATCACGCTGAGCGACAACGCCGCCGACAGCCTGGGCGTGGGGGGCGTCGCCTTCTTCAACACACCCGGCCAGGCCATTTCGGTCGGTCCGGCCGGACTGGCCAACTTTGGCTCGCTCCGCTTTGTCGGCGCCGCGGTGACGGTTCAAGAAGACTCGGGCACGCAGCTAACCGGCGCGTCGACCGCTGCTTCATTGAGCCTCGGATCGGCCGGGGGAGTGACCGACGCGGGGGGAACGTCGGTAACGGTGACGGGCGCCGGCACGATCAATGCGGGCGGCGCCATCCTCCTCGCGGATCAGGCAGGCGAGTCGCTGAGCGTCGGGGGCCAGGCCTTCTTGAACGCGCCGGGGCAGGCGATCACGGTGGGGCCGGCGGGTCTCGCCAACTTCGGCCAGGTTCGTTTCGCTGGCGCCGCTACCTTGATCCAAGAAGACTCCGCCACCGAGTTGTGGGGCGTGTCGTCGGCCGCGTCGCTCGGCCTCACCTCTGCCGGTGCGATGACAACGGCCGCCGGCGCCCAGCTTTCTGTGGCCGGCAACGCGACCTTCACCGCCGCCGGAGCGATCTCGGACGGCGCGGGGACCTCGATTACGGTCGGCCAGGCGGGCGTGTTCAACGCGACGGGACCGATCACGCTCAACGACACGGCGACCGACACGCTAACGATCGGCACGCTGGCGACGTTCAGCTCCCCCGGCCAAGACATCTCTATCGGCGCCCTCGGCGCCGCAAACTTTGGCCAGCTCGCCGCGAACGGCGCCGCGGTAGTGGTGCAGGAAGACTCCGACACGGTCCTGACGACCATCACCGCCAACTCCTTCTCGATCACCTCTGCCGGATCGATCACCGACGCGTCGATGATCTCGATCGCCGGCGACGGCACGTTCAACTCGGCCGGCGCCATCACGCTGAACGACCAAGCGGGCGACGTGCTTTCGGTCGGCGGCACGGCCTTCTTCAACGCCGCGGGCCAATCGATCACAATCGGCTCGGCCGGCGCCGCCAACTTCGGCTCGCTGCGTTTTGTTGGCGCCGGCGTGACGATTCAAGAAGACTCGGCGACCGGACTGGTCGGCGCCTCGACCGCCGCTTCGCTCGCGTTATCGTCTGCCGGCGCCGTGACCGACGCTGCGGCAGCGACGCTGAACGTCACCGGCGGCGCCACGATCAACGCGGGTGGGCCGATCACGCTGAGCGACGAAGCCGCCAACACGCTTGCCGTGGGAGGCCTGGCGTTCTTGAACGCGCCGGGGCAGGCGATCATGATCGGCCCGGCGGGGACCACCAACTTCGGCACGCTGCGATTCGTCGGCGCAGGGGTCTCGGTCCAAGAAGTCTCGGCGACCGAGTTTGCGGGCGTATCGACGGCCGATTCCTTGAGCCTGACGTCGGCCGGCGCGATCACCGACGCCGCCGGGGCCTCGATCACGGTTGTCGGCGGCGCGGGCCTCACCGCGGGGGGCGTGATCCTCTTGAGCGACGCGGCGGACAACACCCTCTCGGTCGGCGCCCTGGCCAGTTTTTCCGCCGCCGGGCAGAACATAACGATCGGCCCTGCCGGAACATCGAACTTCGGCCAGCTCGCCGCCACCGGCGCCGTGGTCATGATCCAAGAAGACTCCGACACCGTCCTCACGACCATCAGCGCTGACAACTTCACGATCACCTCTTCTGGCTCGATCACCGACGCGTCGATGATCAACGTCGCCGGCGACGCGACGTTCAATGCGGCCGGGCCGATCACGCTGAACGACACGGCGGGCGACGTGCTCTCGGTTGGGGGCGTCGCCTTCTTCAATGCACCGGGCCAGGCCATCGCGGTCGGGCCGGCGGGCACGGCCAACTTCGGCTCGCTGCGCTTTGTCGGCGCCGGCGCCGTGATCCAGGAAGACTCCGCGACGAACCTGAGCGGCGCCTCTTCTGCAACGTCGCTCACGCTCTCCTCCGCGGGCGCTGTGACCGACGCGGCCGCCGCGTCGCTCGCGGTGACCGGAGACGCCACGATCAACGCCGGCGGCGCCATCACGCTCGCCGACGCGGTCGGCAACACGCTCTCCGTCGGCGGCCTGGCCTTCTTGAACGCGCCGGGTCAAGCGATCAGCGTCGGCCCGGCGGGCGTCGCGAACTTTGGTGGGCTACGCTTTGTTGGGACGGCCGTCTCGATCCAAGAAGACTCCTCCACAGAGCTGCGCGGCGTCTCCACGGCGGACGTGCTCACCCTGACATCGGCCGGCGCCATCAGCGACGCGGCGATGACGTCCGTCTCCGTCGGCGGCGACGCAACCCTGAACGCCGCGGCTGCGATCACGCTGAACGACACCGCCGGCGACGTGCTGAGCGTGGGCGGGCTGGCGTTCTTCAACACATCGCCCGCCAGCGATATCGCGATCGGCCCGCTCGGCGCCGCCAACTTTGGTTCGCTGCGGTTCGTGGGCGCCGCGGTGACGATCCAAGAAGACTCGGCGACCCAGCTGGCCGGCGCCTCGACGGCGGCCTCGCTGTCGCTCTCTTCAACGGGCGCTGTGACCGACGCGGCCGCCGCTTCGCTGGTTGTGTCCGGCATGGGGACGATCAACGCGGGGGGCCCGATCACGCTGAGCGACCAGGCCGACAACACCCTCACGGTCGGCGGGCGGGCGTTCTTCAATGCCCCGGGCCAGGCGATCATGATCGGACCGGCAGGGGCCGCGAATTTCGGTCAGCTCCGCTTTGTCGGCGCCGGCGTCTCGATCCAAGAAGACTCGGCTACAGAGTTGTGGGGCGCGTCTACGGCGTCGACTCTGGGTCTCGTCTCTGCCGGCGCTGTCACGACCGAAGCGGCGACCTCCCTGACGGTCACGACCGACGCGATGATCACCGCTGCCGGGAGCATCTCTGACGGCGCCGGCACGGTTATCAACATCGGCGGCGTGGCTACGCTGAGCGCAGGCGGGCCGATCACCCTCAGCGACTCGGCCGGCGACGTGCTGAGCGTCGGCGGTCAGGCCAGCTTCCTCACCGCTCCGTCCTCTGCGATCACTCTCGGCAGCCTCGGAACGACCAACTTCGGCTCGCTCCGCTTCGTCGGCGCCGCGGTGAGTGTGCAGGAGGATTCTTCAACGCAACTGTTCGGTGTGTCGTCGGCCTCGACCCTTGCGCTCACCTCGACCGGGGGCGTGACCGACGCCAGTGGCGTGTCGCTCACGGTCACCGGGGCCGCGACCATCAACGCCGCCGGCGAGATTGTCCTCAACGATCAACCCGCCGATATCTTGTCGGTCGGCGGGCTGGCGTTCTTCAATGCGCCCGCCTTCGACATCACGATCGGCTCGGCCGGCGCGGCAAACTTCGGCCAGCTCCGCCTGTTCGGCGCCTCGGTAACGGTCCAAGAGGACTCCGGCACCGAGTTCGCCGGCGCCTCGGAGGTGGGCACGCTGAGCCTCCAAACCACCGGCAACATCACCGACGCCCCCACCGCCACCCTGCGCGTCAACGGCGCCAGCACGATGATCGCCACCGGCGCCATCACGCTGGCCGACGCCGGCGCGACCAACTCACTGATCGTGGTCGGCCACGGCTCGTTCACCGTGGGCGCCGGGCAGAACATCGACATCGGCGTGGTCCCCGCCACCGGCGCCCCCGCGGCGGCCAACGCCCAACTCGGCTCGCTCAACTTCGTGGCGCCCAGCGGCCAGGTCCGCATCGCCCTGGACGGCCCCATCATCCTCGGCGCCTTGGGGGGCGGGCCTCTCGCCAGCTTGGCTGACACGGGCGAGCTTACGGCCCTCGGGGGAGGCGTCACGGATAACCCCAATGCGTCGACGACGCTCAACGTCTCCGGCGAGCTCGCCGCGGCGACCGGCTCCGACATCATCCTCGGCGACGCCGGCGCCACGTTCAGCATGGGAACGGACGGGGGCCCCGCTCCGTTCGACGCCGATCGCTTCCTTGCCCTGGCCGCCAGCAACGTCTCGATCGAGGCCGACACGTCGGTCAACCTCCGCACCGGGCCGGCCGACCCGGCGTTTGTTGGCACGTTCTTCTTTACCGCGTCAGGCACGGTGAGCCAGATCGGCGACGCCGAAGCCGGCAGCCCGATGGCCAACGCGGCGCCCCTCACCGCCAGTCGTGTAGCGATCAATAGCGTCAACGGCGCGGTGCTGCTGACGCAGGTCCGGCTGACCGATAGCGCGCCGGGCGACACGGCGCCCAACCTGTCGCTGTCCGGCGGAAAGGCCGAGGCGTTTGGCTCGGTGCTGGCCGCCAACTTTGACAACGCCCTGATCCCGCTCGCGGCGAACATCGACACGCCGCTGGAGTCGCCGTTCTTCCCGATCCAGATCGTGCCCAGCCCGGGCGCCGTGCCGGTCGATCCCAGCGGCGTGACGCCGCTCGATGGCGTGCGCGTGCTGAGCCCGTCGCGCTTCGCCGACGCCGGCACGCCGCAGGGGGACGCAGACAGGGCCGCCTACCAGTACACCGACGCCTACACCGTGGTGGCTGTGGTGGTTGGGGACGCGCGGGTTGGGGTGGTCCACGACGCCACCGGCGTGCAAGAGTACCGGATCGGCATCGAGGTGCGCGACGACGGCAACGCCTACATCCAGACCACCGCCAGCGACGACCCGTCCGCGGCCGGCGACCTGGTGTTTACCGCCAAGGGGCTGGAGTCTGCGGACGTCGCCCTGGCCGACCGCGACGCCCCGGTAGCGACCCTGATCGGCGCCGGCGCCATGACGGCCCTCGCGGCCGGGACGCTGAAGATCGACACCGAGGACCCGGCAAACGCCATCGCGGTCGGGGCGCGTACGACCCGCCTGCAGAGCTCGACCGGCACGGTGACGAGCGTCCGACCCGGCACGGCGGGCGCCGTGGGCGAGGGCCCGTTGATGGTGGTCGACGCGCCCACCGAGCTGCAGAACGCCGCCACCACGGGCCTGATCGTCGGCACCAACGGAATCGCCTCGAACCAGCCGTTCGAGCAGCGCGTGACCCTGGTGGCTGGCTCGCGGGACGAGGGCAACCTGTTTGTTGAGCTAGAGACGCCCGACGTGCAAGACAAGCAGCTCGGCGGCCCGGACCTCTCCCCGGGGCTCGAGGGAACGATCCCCTACGCCGACGTGACCCGCGTGTCGGAGTCGGTGCAAGACCCCGCCACCCAGCAGCTACGCGACAACCCCGCGATGAGCCCCCTGTTCCCGGCGCTCGCGTTCTCCAACGTCGCGGGCAACCCGCGTGCGGTGACCGTGGTGCACGTTTACGATCAGGCGTTCTTCCCGAACAACCCAGACGTCAACCTGCTGCCGACCACGTTCCGGCTCTACAACGACCCGAACATCAACCTGTTCGACGGCGTCAACCCGGCCGCCGTCGACGGGGCGACCGACCTCAACTTTGTGGAGTCGTCTGTCACGCCGCGCGTGATCAGCGCCCAAACGGGGGGCTACTACGAGTTTTCTGCGCCGGAGCAGCCGACGCTGTTCGTGCCGACCCAGCCGCCGCCGGTCGCCGCGACGGTCACCACGCCCCAGCCGCGGACCGTGGCGGACGAATCACGCGGGACGGTCTCGGCCTCGGTAGAGACCATCCTCTACGGCCGGGTCGAGGGAGACGAGTGGGCCAACAGCCTGCCGGGCGAAGAGTGGCCCGTGCAGTGGGACGGCGAAACCGAGGGGGACTTCCTCGAGAAGATCCGCGAGAAGATCGACGACGGGCCGGCGCCCGAGGGCAAGTACCGCATCGTCACCAAGACCACGCGGGGCGAGCAGCCGCTGGACGAATGGGTGAAGGGCGCCCCGGCCGATGACGCCGTGCAGCAACCGACGGACGAGGCGGGCGGCGCCCAAGAGGCCATCCCCGCTCCCCCCGCCCTGCCGGCAGAGCCTCCCCAGGCGGCCGACGGCGCCGCGATGCCGGACGACGCCGCGGCGGCTTCGCAAGCCTCGGCCGCGTACGAAGACGCCTTTGAGGCGTACTACGCCGAAGCGCCGGCCGATCGCCGGGGGGCTTCGGTCGGTGCAGGCCAGGCGCTGGCGTCGACCTCCGCCCTGACGGCCGCGGTTGCGCTGGCGCGTTGGAACACGCTTATCGCTGGTGACGGTTCTGCGGGCGAGCAGGCCAAGTCGGAGGGCTTTTCCCGTGCCGATCGAAGGCGGCGATCGCGGGCCCGACTACAATGGACGGCTGGGCGGGGAGAAGACCGCCCGGGCCAGCCGCGCTGA